A window of the Harmonia axyridis chromosome 5, icHarAxyr1.1, whole genome shotgun sequence genome harbors these coding sequences:
- the LOC123680293 gene encoding pescadillo homolog, with protein sequence MVSKKVKKYSKGEGAKYISRRAALRKLQVSLREFRRLCILKGIYPREPRNRKKAQKGDTGIKTLYSLKDVQFLLHEPIVWKLRDIKSNSKKIAKARAVKDFEKIHRFNNNYPVLKLDHIVKERYPTFVDALRDLDDCLTLCFLFSTFPSMPHIPRDQSQLCQRLTTEFMHFVIEAKALRKVFVSIKGYYFQADIKGQTVTWIVPHHFSFEPQNKSEVDFKLMSIFVEFYTVMLGFVNFRLFHTLNLHYPPSFASVTPNNVEKQLVDEDVFVAERVSALNCTIARVSSDVAEEDVEMDDFTNEDDPEKVTEMKKEAESLKNLKTLFKGLKIFLNREVPREPLVFMIRCFGGEVSWDKLLFVGATFDENDESITHQIVDRPSMDKQFISRYYIQPQWIFDSINHRELQPVNKYFMGQALPPHLSPFKNDGYNDVYMPPEEKALYDSTLLEKLHNKDKDDAESSSEEEEEENKDESVVEKPESENEEKEEENPTKKKKISVTRSQLETEEDAFMKKKEERQEYRLREKMVKNKHKRMYKSMMEGKSKRLKEIWLLRKKRRLHDEAAANEKKVAKKSKKNVSN encoded by the exons ATGGTgtcaaaaaaagtgaaaaag tATTCCAAAGGAGAAGGAGCGAAATACATAAGCAGAAGAGCAGCTCTTCGTAAATTACAAGTGTCTCTAAGAGAATTCCGAAGATTATGTATATTGAAAGGTATTTATCCTAGGGAACCCAGAAATCGTAAGAAGGCACAGAAAGGTGACACTGGCATAAAGACTTTGTATAGTTTGAaagatgtacaatttttacTGCACGAACCGATAGTATGGAAACTGAGAGATATCAAATCTAACAGTAAAAAAATCGCTAAAGCCAGAGCTGTGAAAGATTTTGAGAAAATCCACAGGTTCAACAATAACTATCCTGTATTGAAGTTGGATCATATTGTAAAAGAAAGATATCCAACATTTGTTGATGCTCTCCGAGACTTGGACGATTGTTTGACTCTATGTTTCTTATTCAGTACATTCCCTTCAATGCCACATATACCAAGAGATCAGTCACAGTTATGTCAAAGATTAACAACAGAATTTATGCATTTTGTTATAGAAGCTAAAGCATTAAGAAAAGTGTTTGTTTCTATAAAAGGATATTATTTCCAAGCTGACATAAAAGGACAGACTGTAACATGGATAGTTCCACATCATTTCTCCTTCGAACCTCAAAATAAGTCCGAAGTAGATTTCAAGTTGATGTCcatatttgttgaattttaCACAGTTATGTTAGGTTTTGTCAATTTTCGGTTATTCCATACATTAAACTTACATTATCCACCAAGTTTTGCCTCTGTTACCCCaaataatgttgaaaaacaGTTGGTAGATGAAGATGTTTTTGTTGCTGAAAGAGTTTCGGCTTTGAATTGTACCATTGCTAGGGTTTCCAGTGATGTTGCTGAAGAAGATGTTGAAATGGACGATTTCACAAATGAAGACGATCCAGAAAAGGTAACGGAGAtgaaaaaagaagcagaaagtttgaaaaatttgaagacaTTGTTCAAAGGTTTGAAAATATTCTTAAACAGAGAGGTTCCTAGGGAACCATTGGTGTTTATGATAAGGTGTTTTGGAGGTGAGGTGTCTTGGGACAAACTGCTTTTTGTTGGTGCCACCTTCGATGAAAATGACGAATCTATCACTCATCAAATTGTTGATAGGCCTTCTATGGATAAACAGTTTATCTCGAGATATTACATACAGCCCCAATGGATCTTCGATAGTATAAATCATCGGGAATTACAGCCTGTCAACAAATATTTTATGGGTCAAGCATTACCCCCACATCTATCGCCATTCAAGAACGACGGTTATAATGATGTTTACATGCCGCCAGAAGAAAAAGCTCTGTATGATTCTACGCTTTTGGAGAAATTGCATAATAAGGACAAAGACGATGCTGAGAGCAGttctgaggaagaagaagaggagaACAAAGATGAATCTGTTGTTGAAAAACCTGAATCAGAAAACGAAGAAAAAGAGGAGGAAAATCCTACTAAGAAG AAGAAAATATCTGTAACTCGTAGTCAACTTGAAACTGAAGAAGATGCATTTATGAAGAAGAAGGAAGAAAGACAGGAGTACCGCTTACGtgagaaaatggtcaaaaataaACATAAGAGAATGTATAAGAGTATGATGGAAGGAAAGAGCAAAAGGTTGAAGGAAATCTGGTTGTTGAGGAAGAAGAGGCGTCTTCATGATGAAGCTGCTGCCAATGAGAAAAAAGTtgcaaaaaaaagtaaaaaaaatgtttctaacTAA